Proteins found in one Nostoc sp. NIES-3756 genomic segment:
- a CDS encoding GAF domain-containing protein, giving the protein MTLPNPGSVLASLTELTQVNRTHGLLRRVKDLSVNEFVCLLDFITAEFQQFLRAIELINNEALENMLEKVLEAITLKIGQILQAEYTAIFLVDYDKGQLWSKVPQDNGSKFLEIRTPITVGIPGHVASTGQYLNISETATHPLFSPELEKQMGYKIHNILCMPVVSSKNQVVAVVQLANKAGNIPFNQDDEECFRDFAASIGIILETCQSFYVAARNQRGATALLRATQTLGQSLDLEATLQIVMEQARILMQADRSTLFLYRKEMGELWTKVAAAADTSNLMEIRMPANRGIVGYVASTGQALNIPDAYKDPRFDPSTDRKTGYLTRNILCLPVFNSANELIGVTQLINKQQGSFTASDEEFMRAFNIQAGIALENARLFENVLLEKQYQKDILQSLSDAVISTDMAGRIVTINDAALELLGCPLGDANNKSNKLLWEQNLIGRLVWEVVPIDNLQMRLEDSLKSGARHYVPEQSLTVGLYQLPIAEGRISHETQDYSILTVRDRTNPDIFLPWNLPQTPQSKFITPEEVQILERSINLTVNPLTNPEGGVRGGLVVLEDISQEKRLKTTMYRYLTPHVAEQVMALGEDALMVGERKDVTVLFSDIRGYTTLTENLGAAEVVSLLNQYFETMVEAVFNYEGTLDKFIGDALMAVFGAPLPLTENHAWQAVQSALDMRQRLQEFNQRRIIQAQPQIKIGIGISSGEVVSGNIGSHKRMDYTVIGDGVNLSSRLETVTKEYGCDIIISESTYQLCCDRIWVRQLDRIRVKGKNQAVNIYELIGDRHTPLDTNTQDFLFHYHTGRTAYLSGNFAQAIACFELAKHLRPTDQAVNIHLERAYNYQQTPPPNDWDGVWVIMAK; this is encoded by the coding sequence ATGACTCTTCCTAATCCTGGTAGCGTTTTGGCTTCATTAACAGAATTAACTCAAGTTAATCGGACTCATGGTTTATTGCGTCGGGTTAAAGACCTTTCTGTTAACGAATTTGTTTGCTTACTAGATTTTATTACTGCTGAGTTTCAACAGTTTCTTAGAGCAATTGAACTCATTAATAATGAGGCTCTAGAAAATATGTTGGAGAAAGTGTTAGAAGCAATTACACTCAAAATTGGTCAGATTCTCCAAGCAGAATATACGGCTATCTTTTTAGTTGATTATGATAAAGGTCAGTTGTGGTCAAAAGTACCGCAGGATAATGGCTCAAAATTTCTAGAAATTCGGACACCCATTACTGTAGGTATTCCAGGTCATGTTGCCAGCACTGGTCAATATCTAAATATTTCGGAAACTGCTACTCATCCTCTGTTTAGCCCAGAGTTAGAAAAACAAATGGGCTATAAAATCCATAATATTTTATGTATGCCTGTTGTTAGTAGCAAAAATCAGGTTGTAGCAGTGGTACAACTGGCAAATAAGGCGGGAAATATACCTTTTAATCAAGATGATGAGGAGTGTTTTCGAGACTTTGCAGCCTCTATTGGGATTATTTTAGAAACCTGTCAATCTTTTTATGTTGCAGCACGTAATCAACGCGGGGCTACGGCACTTTTGCGTGCTACACAAACACTAGGTCAAAGTTTAGATTTAGAAGCAACTTTGCAAATAGTGATGGAACAGGCACGAATTTTAATGCAGGCAGACCGCAGTACTTTGTTCCTATATCGTAAAGAAATGGGAGAACTATGGACTAAGGTAGCAGCCGCAGCAGATACATCAAATTTAATGGAAATTCGTATGCCTGCTAACCGGGGTATTGTTGGCTATGTGGCATCTACAGGACAGGCACTAAATATTCCTGATGCCTACAAAGACCCGCGTTTTGACCCATCAACAGATAGAAAAACGGGTTATTTAACTCGCAATATTTTGTGTTTACCAGTGTTTAATTCTGCTAATGAATTGATAGGAGTAACGCAATTAATTAATAAGCAGCAAGGAAGTTTTACAGCTTCTGATGAAGAATTTATGCGAGCTTTTAATATTCAGGCAGGAATTGCTTTAGAAAATGCTCGTTTATTTGAAAATGTACTGTTAGAAAAACAATATCAAAAAGATATTTTGCAGAGTTTGTCTGATGCTGTAATTTCTACAGATATGGCAGGCAGAATTGTCACGATTAACGATGCAGCATTAGAATTACTTGGTTGTCCTTTGGGAGATGCTAATAATAAAAGTAATAAGCTGCTGTGGGAACAAAATTTAATTGGTCGTCTAGTTTGGGAGGTCGTACCAATTGATAATTTACAGATGCGTTTGGAAGATAGTTTAAAAAGTGGTGCTAGACATTATGTTCCAGAACAAAGTTTGACAGTAGGGCTTTATCAACTACCAATTGCTGAGGGTAGAATCTCCCATGAAACTCAAGACTATTCTATTTTGACAGTACGCGATCGCACCAACCCAGATATTTTTCTTCCCTGGAACTTGCCGCAAACTCCCCAGTCGAAGTTTATCACCCCAGAAGAAGTACAAATTCTAGAACGTAGTATTAACCTTACCGTCAATCCCTTGACTAACCCAGAAGGCGGTGTGCGCGGTGGTTTGGTAGTTCTAGAAGATATTAGCCAAGAAAAACGCCTGAAAACTACTATGTACCGCTACCTCACACCCCATGTAGCTGAACAAGTCATGGCTTTGGGTGAAGATGCTTTGATGGTAGGCGAACGCAAGGACGTTACTGTGTTATTTTCCGATATCCGAGGCTACACTACACTTACCGAAAATTTGGGTGCGGCTGAGGTGGTATCACTGCTGAACCAGTATTTTGAAACAATGGTTGAGGCGGTTTTTAACTATGAAGGTACTCTAGATAAGTTTATTGGTGATGCTTTAATGGCTGTCTTTGGTGCGCCGCTACCATTGACAGAAAATCATGCTTGGCAAGCGGTACAGTCAGCTTTAGATATGCGTCAACGCTTGCAAGAATTTAATCAACGGCGCATTATTCAGGCACAACCACAAATTAAAATTGGCATTGGTATCAGTTCGGGGGAAGTGGTTTCTGGTAATATCGGTTCCCATAAACGCATGGATTACACTGTTATTGGAGATGGTGTTAATTTAAGTTCGCGTTTGGAGACTGTCACAAAAGAATATGGTTGTGACATTATTATTAGTGAATCTACTTACCAATTATGTTGCGATCGCATTTGGGTACGTCAGTTAGATAGAATCCGTGTGAAGGGTAAAAACCAAGCTGTTAATATCTACGAGTTAATTGGCGATCGC
- a CDS encoding glycosyltransferase family 4 protein, translating into MRIALFTETFLPKVDGIVTRLRHTVDHLQRLGNQVLVVAPDGGITEHKGAKVYGVSGFPLPLYPELKMALPRPAIGYALEDFRPDIIHVVNPAVLGLSGIFYSKVQKIPLVASYHTHLPQYLQHYGLGMLEGLLWELLKGAHNQAALNLCTSTAMVEELSAHGIERVDLWQRGVDTEIFQPELASVEMRSRLSQNHPQSPLLLYVGRLSAEKEIERIKPILEAIPQARLALVGDGPHRQALEKHFAGTNTNFVGYLMGTELGAAFASADAFIFPSRTETLGLVLLEAMAAGCPVVAACSGGIPDIVTDGVNGYLFDPKADIQDAINATIRLLENRQERDTIRQNARIEAEKWGWAAATRQLQDYYQKVIFAEKLTTGGRR; encoded by the coding sequence ATGAGAATTGCCCTATTCACCGAAACTTTTTTACCTAAAGTTGACGGCATTGTGACACGCCTGCGCCACACCGTTGACCATTTACAACGTTTGGGAAATCAAGTGTTAGTGGTTGCCCCTGATGGCGGAATCACAGAACATAAAGGAGCGAAAGTTTACGGGGTTAGTGGCTTTCCCTTGCCTCTGTATCCAGAGTTAAAAATGGCACTTCCTCGCCCAGCGATTGGTTACGCCTTAGAAGATTTTCGACCAGATATTATTCATGTTGTCAATCCGGCAGTTTTGGGCTTGTCGGGTATTTTTTATAGTAAAGTCCAAAAAATCCCTTTAGTGGCTTCTTACCACACCCATTTGCCGCAGTATCTCCAGCATTATGGTTTGGGGATGTTAGAGGGGTTGTTGTGGGAACTGTTAAAAGGGGCGCATAATCAAGCTGCTTTAAATCTTTGTACTTCTACGGCGATGGTGGAAGAACTATCAGCGCATGGTATTGAACGGGTAGATTTATGGCAGAGAGGAGTAGATACAGAAATATTTCAACCTGAATTAGCAAGTGTAGAGATGCGATCGCGCCTCTCCCAAAATCATCCTCAAAGCCCTTTATTATTGTATGTTGGTCGCCTTTCTGCCGAAAAAGAAATTGAGCGCATCAAACCCATCCTAGAAGCAATTCCCCAAGCGCGTTTAGCATTGGTAGGAGATGGCCCTCACCGCCAAGCATTAGAAAAACACTTTGCTGGTACAAACACCAATTTTGTTGGCTATCTGATGGGAACAGAATTAGGTGCAGCCTTTGCTAGTGCTGATGCTTTTATCTTTCCATCTCGTACAGAAACACTTGGTTTAGTATTGCTAGAAGCAATGGCGGCTGGCTGTCCTGTAGTCGCCGCTTGTTCCGGTGGTATTCCTGATATTGTCACAGATGGGGTAAACGGTTATTTATTTGACCCTAAAGCCGACATTCAAGATGCTATCAATGCAACTATTCGCCTTTTGGAAAATCGGCAAGAACGTGATACCATCCGGCAAAACGCTCGTATAGAAGCAGAAAAATGGGGATGGGCAGCTGCCACACGCCAGTTACAGGACTATTATCAAAAAGTGATATTTGCGGAAAAGTTGACTACAGGAGGCAGGAGGTAG
- a CDS encoding NAD-dependent epimerase/dehydratase family protein produces MKVLVIGGDGYCGWATALYLSSRGYEVGILDSLVRRHWDNELGIETLTPIAPIQQRLQRWQDLTGKSIDLFVGDITNYEFLHKALHKFEPNAIVHFGEQRSAPFSMIDREHAVLTQVNNVVGTLNLLYAMKEDFPDCHLVKLGTMGEYGTPNIDIEEGYITIEHNGRKDTLPYPKQPGSMYHLSKVHDSHNIHFACRIWGLRATDLNQGVVYGVLTEETGMDELLINRLDYDGVFGTALNRFCIQAAIGHPLTVYGKGGQTRGFLDIRDTVRCIELAIANPANAGEFRVFNQFTELFSVGDLALMVKKAGNSLGLNVEINNLANPRIEKEEHYFNAKNTKLLDLGLQPHYLSDSLLDSLLNFAVKYQQRVDQKQILPKVSWHRS; encoded by the coding sequence ATGAAAGTCCTAGTTATTGGTGGTGATGGGTATTGCGGTTGGGCAACCGCACTTTATCTTTCCAGTCGTGGTTATGAAGTTGGAATATTAGATAGTTTGGTGCGTCGGCACTGGGATAATGAACTGGGTATCGAAACTCTGACTCCGATCGCACCAATTCAGCAACGTCTTCAGCGCTGGCAGGATTTAACAGGCAAATCTATTGACCTGTTTGTTGGCGATATTACCAACTATGAATTTCTCCACAAAGCGTTGCACAAATTTGAGCCAAATGCCATTGTCCATTTTGGTGAACAGCGTTCAGCGCCATTTTCGATGATTGACCGTGAACATGCAGTTCTTACCCAGGTGAATAACGTTGTGGGTACGTTGAACTTGCTGTATGCCATGAAGGAAGATTTCCCTGATTGTCACCTAGTAAAGTTGGGGACAATGGGAGAATACGGCACACCTAACATTGATATTGAAGAAGGCTACATCACCATTGAACACAATGGGCGCAAGGATACTCTACCTTATCCCAAGCAGCCCGGTTCGATGTATCACTTGAGTAAAGTTCACGACAGTCACAATATCCATTTTGCTTGCCGGATTTGGGGATTACGGGCAACAGATTTAAACCAAGGTGTGGTTTACGGCGTTCTCACCGAAGAAACGGGGATGGACGAACTGTTGATTAACCGCCTAGATTACGATGGTGTGTTTGGTACGGCGTTGAATCGTTTCTGCATTCAAGCTGCAATTGGTCATCCTCTAACTGTTTACGGTAAAGGTGGACAAACACGGGGATTCTTGGATATTCGGGATACAGTGCGGTGTATTGAATTAGCGATCGCCAACCCAGCAAATGCAGGCGAGTTCCGCGTATTTAACCAATTTACCGAACTGTTTAGCGTTGGCGACTTGGCATTGATGGTGAAAAAAGCTGGTAATTCTTTGGGATTGAATGTAGAAATCAACAACCTAGCTAATCCCAGAATCGAGAAAGAAGAACATTACTTCAACGCCAAAAATACTAAGTTGCTTGATTTGGGTTTACAGCCCCACTATCTATCTGATTCTCTGCTGGATTCTTTGTTAAACTTTGCTGTGAAGTATCAACAACGTGTTGATCAAAAGCAAATTTTACCCAAAGTTTCTTGGCATAGAAGTTAG